A single window of Chitinophaga sp. XS-30 DNA harbors:
- a CDS encoding Crp/Fnr family transcriptional regulator: MSDTYASFFRYLRFVVPDMEDEVFQAMIPVLTVKTYRKGAIISPEGKVNNLTSFIDYGVVMPYNFIDGKKHVYNFFFENEFTTDYESFLTRQPAKYGLEALEDTRLINLHYDDLQKLYQRFHKLERVGRLAAEAQFLRLVERSFSLQSEKPEERYLRILKEKPQVQQRVPQYLLAAFVGITPEALSRIRARLAKA; the protein is encoded by the coding sequence ATGTCCGATACCTACGCCAGTTTCTTCCGGTATTTACGTTTTGTGGTGCCGGATATGGAAGATGAAGTCTTTCAGGCCATGATCCCCGTGCTTACCGTAAAAACTTACCGCAAAGGAGCGATCATCAGCCCGGAAGGAAAGGTCAACAATCTCACTTCTTTCATCGACTACGGTGTGGTTATGCCGTATAATTTCATCGATGGAAAAAAGCATGTATACAACTTCTTCTTCGAGAACGAATTCACCACCGATTACGAGAGCTTCCTTACCCGCCAGCCAGCCAAATACGGCCTGGAAGCGCTGGAAGATACCCGGCTTATCAATCTTCATTACGACGATCTGCAAAAGCTCTACCAGCGTTTTCACAAACTGGAAAGGGTGGGCCGGCTGGCAGCCGAAGCGCAGTTCCTCCGGCTGGTGGAGCGCAGCTTTTCCCTGCAATCGGAAAAACCTGAAGAGCGTTACCTCCGCATCCTGAAGGAAAAACCGCAGGTACAGCAAAGGGTGCCGCAATACCTGCTGGCGGCCTTTGTGGGCATCACGCCGGAAGCGCTGAGCCGTATCCGTGCCCGTCTTGCCAAAGCCTGA
- a CDS encoding DUF2141 domain-containing protein, whose protein sequence is MQLHLTVLCLLLSFGVKAQHSQEVHITNIEKKKGTLYIGWYDKKETFMKPKQTVFVKMVKVDQQDEIKAVFDKIPAGKYAISVFLDENGNGDLDFSLIGIPQEKYGFTNGTPAMRPATFNEATIEVKGAQQVFPVRLR, encoded by the coding sequence ATGCAGCTACATCTAACTGTTTTATGCCTGTTACTGTCCTTTGGCGTAAAAGCCCAGCACAGCCAGGAAGTACATATCACCAACATCGAAAAGAAAAAAGGCACTTTATACATTGGTTGGTACGACAAGAAAGAAACTTTCATGAAACCCAAACAGACCGTTTTCGTCAAAATGGTCAAAGTGGATCAGCAGGATGAAATAAAAGCGGTATTCGACAAGATCCCCGCCGGCAAATACGCCATATCCGTGTTTCTTGACGAGAACGGCAACGGGGATCTCGACTTCAGCCTCATTGGCATTCCACAGGAAAAATACGGCTTCACGAACGGAACACCGGCCATGCGCCCGGCCACTTTTAATGAGGCGACCATTGAAGTGAAGGGGGCGCAACAGGTTTTCCCCGTCCGTTTAAGGTAG
- a CDS encoding TonB-dependent receptor: protein MKKYLLLAVLCCPILTDAQQTIRGRVTDEASKTPVPGVTVVVLHTQPAIGAITDANGDFRLSDVPLGRQSLQFSSMGYETIALNAVVVTAGKEVVLQVALTEKFTRLKDVEITWQRSKDKRLTNNDMVAVSARPFNMDETKRYAGSLGDPARMAANFAGVVSTNDTRNDIIIRGNSPNSMLWQLEGLNIPNPSHFGALNSMGGSVSMLNNNNLDKSDFMTSAFPAQYGNALAGVFDLRLRDGNDEKHEFLAQAGFNGFEAGAEGPAGRKNKATYLVNGRYSTLAAFQQLGLNVGTGSATPEYADVNYKISTPVGKKSKLSLWGLWGQSSIDILGRDYDSTRTQAYGNAYSDRYARYQTNITGLTYAHRFGARTTAKLTIGYSSTNEKFDRDSLSTDNINIATPDWYWRFETRKYSAAFSLHHKFNARHNIVTGITGDLTDYSIFNKRIYNGTTDKVLADKDGQLSLLQSFIQWKYRITDRLSLVSGLHHQYLSISASQSLEPRLGLKYTVHPAHTLGIGYGLHSQMDNIMTYAVVTPTPQGNIYTNESLGFGKSHHAVLSWDWQISASTHLKTEGYYQSLFDIPVTQRPGSFSTLNLGAESIPTIMDSLVNAGTGRNYGVEITLERNFSKGYYYLLTASVFDSKYKGSDGIERNTAFNMGTVFNILAGKEWQLGRRNRVLGLSGKVSAVGGRYLSPIDYAKSIEDGEVQYDDTRAYSEKQSNYFRADVKLSYRVEYKRATLEFSLDLQNVTNNENIFRQDWNARQQRVTDNYQQGFFPVPFIRFTF from the coding sequence ATGAAGAAATACCTGTTACTGGCAGTCCTGTGCTGCCCTATCCTCACTGATGCACAGCAAACCATCCGCGGGCGCGTTACGGACGAAGCCTCCAAAACCCCTGTCCCGGGCGTTACGGTAGTAGTGCTGCATACACAACCCGCCATCGGCGCCATCACGGATGCCAATGGAGATTTCAGGCTTAGTGATGTGCCGCTCGGCCGGCAGTCCCTGCAATTCAGCTCCATGGGATATGAGACCATTGCGCTGAATGCCGTGGTGGTCACCGCCGGGAAAGAAGTAGTACTGCAGGTGGCGCTTACAGAAAAGTTCACCCGGCTGAAAGATGTGGAGATCACCTGGCAAAGAAGCAAAGACAAACGGTTGACCAATAACGATATGGTAGCCGTCAGCGCCAGGCCCTTCAATATGGATGAAACCAAACGGTATGCCGGCTCCCTCGGCGATCCCGCCCGGATGGCTGCCAACTTCGCGGGAGTAGTGTCCACCAACGACACCCGCAACGATATCATCATCCGCGGCAACTCCCCCAACAGCATGCTCTGGCAGTTGGAAGGGCTGAACATCCCCAACCCCAGCCACTTCGGCGCGCTCAACAGCATGGGTGGCTCGGTGAGCATGCTCAATAACAATAACCTGGACAAATCCGATTTCATGACCAGTGCTTTCCCCGCCCAATACGGCAACGCCCTGGCCGGCGTATTCGACCTCCGGCTGCGGGACGGCAACGATGAAAAACATGAATTCCTCGCACAGGCCGGGTTCAATGGATTTGAAGCCGGAGCGGAAGGTCCCGCTGGCAGGAAGAACAAAGCCACCTATCTTGTCAATGGCCGCTACTCTACCCTCGCGGCCTTCCAGCAACTGGGCCTCAATGTTGGCACCGGCTCCGCCACCCCGGAATATGCAGACGTCAATTACAAGATCAGCACACCCGTCGGGAAGAAGAGCAAACTTTCGCTCTGGGGCCTTTGGGGGCAGAGCAGCATCGACATCCTGGGACGGGATTATGATTCTACCCGCACGCAGGCTTACGGCAATGCGTACTCGGACCGGTATGCCCGTTATCAGACCAATATCACCGGTCTTACTTACGCGCATCGATTCGGCGCCCGCACCACCGCAAAGTTGACCATCGGCTACAGCAGCACCAATGAAAAATTCGACCGGGATTCGCTCAGCACGGACAATATCAACATCGCCACACCGGACTGGTACTGGCGTTTCGAAACGCGTAAATATTCCGCCGCGTTCAGTCTGCATCACAAATTCAACGCCCGGCACAATATCGTCACCGGTATCACCGGCGACCTCACCGACTATTCCATCTTCAATAAACGCATCTACAACGGCACTACCGACAAAGTGCTGGCGGATAAAGACGGGCAGCTATCCCTGCTGCAATCCTTCATTCAATGGAAATACCGGATCACCGACCGGTTAAGTCTCGTCAGCGGCCTGCATCATCAATACCTCAGCATCTCCGCCAGCCAAAGCCTGGAACCCCGGCTGGGCCTGAAGTACACCGTTCATCCCGCGCATACGCTGGGCATCGGTTACGGTCTGCATAGCCAGATGGACAACATCATGACCTATGCCGTGGTCACTCCCACGCCGCAGGGGAACATCTATACCAACGAATCGCTGGGCTTCGGGAAGAGCCATCATGCGGTATTGTCGTGGGACTGGCAGATCAGCGCCAGCACGCATCTGAAAACGGAAGGTTACTATCAGTCGCTTTTCGATATCCCCGTTACGCAGCGCCCCGGCTCATTCTCCACGCTCAACCTCGGCGCGGAAAGCATTCCCACGATCATGGACAGCCTGGTGAATGCCGGCACCGGCCGGAATTACGGCGTGGAGATCACGCTGGAACGCAACTTCAGTAAAGGGTATTACTACCTGCTCACCGCATCGGTATTCGATTCGAAATACAAAGGCAGCGATGGCATTGAACGTAATACGGCATTCAATATGGGCACCGTGTTCAATATCCTGGCCGGGAAGGAATGGCAGCTGGGCCGGCGGAACCGGGTGCTGGGGCTGAGCGGGAAGGTCTCCGCCGTGGGAGGGCGTTATCTTTCCCCTATCGATTACGCCAAATCCATCGAAGACGGGGAAGTGCAGTACGACGATACCCGCGCCTATTCAGAGAAACAAAGCAATTATTTCCGGGCGGACGTGAAGCTCTCCTACCGCGTGGAATACAAACGCGCCACATTGGAATTTTCGCTGGACCTCCAGAATGTCACCAACAACGAGAATATTTTCCGGCAGGACTGGAACGCAAGGCAGCAGCGCGTCACCGACAACTACCAGCAGGGATTCTTCCCGGTGCCGTTCATCCGGTTCACCTTCTGA
- a CDS encoding YdeI/OmpD-associated family protein, with protein MIKFTAILKKYADQGEKTGWTYIDIPADIAGKLKPGNKKSFRVKGRLDEYAIEQVALMPIGEGDFIMPVNATMRKGIGKRQGASLKVQLEVDDAGFKLNEEFMACMEDEPKALAFFKSLAPGHQRYFSNWIDSAKTEGTRAKRIAQTINAMEKSMNFGEMIRAMKAEKDRY; from the coding sequence ATGATCAAGTTCACCGCTATCCTGAAAAAGTATGCAGACCAGGGCGAAAAGACCGGATGGACCTACATCGACATACCTGCAGACATTGCCGGCAAGCTCAAACCCGGGAATAAAAAATCCTTCCGCGTAAAAGGCCGGCTGGATGAATATGCCATTGAGCAGGTAGCGCTTATGCCCATTGGCGAAGGCGATTTTATCATGCCCGTCAATGCCACGATGCGCAAGGGCATCGGCAAGCGGCAGGGCGCTTCGCTGAAAGTGCAGCTGGAAGTTGATGACGCAGGTTTCAAGCTGAATGAGGAGTTCATGGCCTGTATGGAAGACGAGCCGAAAGCGCTGGCCTTTTTCAAAAGCCTGGCGCCGGGGCATCAGCGTTATTTCAGTAACTGGATAGACAGCGCAAAAACCGAAGGCACCCGCGCAAAGCGGATCGCACAGACGATCAATGCGATGGAAAAGAGCATGAATTTCGGGGAGATGATACGGGCGATGAAGGCGGAGAAGGATAGGTACTAG